AGATTAATTAGGTTCTTGGTTCGCTAATGGAAGTGACTTATTGACTGCTCCTTTGTCCCATTTTTTCGTCAGTTATTTCCTTAACAGCATAACATGATCAGAAGGCTATTTGGCCAGAGTGTTTTCCATTCTCAAGAGGCTCCTGAAAAACTCCTGGATATTGTGCTATTTTATTTACACATATAGACCTTAAAGGCATCTGTCTTAGTTTGGCAACTATTACAGAGTGAAATCAGTACATATTACTAATTCAGCAGCTAAAGTAatgattttcaggaaaaaaactcGGCAAATTTTGACAGGTTACAAACAACCAGCCAGTTGATTAGGACTGGGACTTCAAATATCTAGGCATGTCTTCAAATGAAGTGCTCTTGAAAAGCAGACCTGAACAATAAAGCCATTGCCAACAAAGTAGGAGGAGCCCACTGACATTTCTTCGTGTAACTGATCGCCTGATTGATCTTGCCTGGAACTCTTCCTAAGCAAAGAATCAGACAAAGTTTTGATATAGGATCTGATCCTAGGGAATTAAAAGAGGTGGCAAAACCAAAAACACCTTAGAACTTTTCCTTCCTAAGCCTTTGGGAAAACCGTCTGGTAGTTCCTTAAAAGGTTAatgggtgggtgtagctcagtggtagagcacgtgcttggcatgcccgaagtcctggattcaatccccagtacctgcattaaaaaaataaataaacctaattactttccccacaaaaaattaaaataaaaaaaggttaaTTTAGAGTTACCATTTAATCCAGCAGTACCACTCCTAGGGATATGcctagagaaatgaaatcatGCATCCACACAGAAACTcatacaccaatgttcataggtTCATAGCGGTGTtgttcacaatagtcaaaaagtggaagaaatccaaatttccatcaactaaagaatggacaaacaaaatttATGCATATGGTGGAATATTGTTTGAACAtaagaagaaatgaagtactaatacttgttacaacatggatgaaccttgaaaacatccttcctgttaagtgaaaaaagccagatccAAAAGGTCACATGTTACatggttccatttatattaaatgtcTAGCACAGGCAGATCTCTGAGACAGAGAGTAGATTAGTGATTGATAAAGGCTGGCTAAGTAGGGGTGAAACAGAGGTGACTTCTAATGGGTGTGAGCTTTCTTTACAGAGTGACAAAAAAGGTTCTATCAAATTGTGCTATAACAAAACATGTTCGTTTAAAACTGTCATCGGTCACttaacagtggggaaaaaaaactgtcatTGGTTACTTAAATTTACTTTACTTCCATCCTGAGAATTCACAAgtcatttctaaaataaacataCATCTGTAACATGGGGAACAGATCCATGGTCAAAATACATTggctacttcaattaaaaaatatatgtatattaaaaaaattggCTATATTACAAATTGATCACAGGCTGACAGTCAGCCTGGCTTTAACCATCACAAGTTCTTAGTCTTTAGAACTTGTTCATTTCTAGACTTTGCCTGTCCCAATGAAAGGTGGCAGTGAGGTATTTGTGGAGTCTCTGATCTAAACAATCTTCCACAGTATCTCTTTACTTTCTACCACTGACACAGACAGGCTGCATATGACTTTTAAGTTCTtccttgaaagaaagaaaagagctaGGGTTGTCTTAGACACTGCTATCAATCTATCATGGTTATGCCTATTTCAATAGTTAGTTTATGAAATTACCTTTGAAATACAGTATCTTCATACTTAGAAACAAATGCTAGCTCACTGGGAGGATCACTCACTCTAAGTTTTATAATGTCCCTTGGCCACAAGAAATCAAATTCTCCCTGGTCTGAGTTAAGAGGTGCTGCTGGTGTCTGAAGAATGGTTTGATACCGCCACTGGTCTTACTGGCATCCGTTGGGTAGAAGGTGGAGTATGGACTCTGAAGTCAGACTGCCTGGCTCCTAAATTGGTTCCACGATTCTGGGCAAGATacccaacctctctgtgcctattCATGTGTAATGTGAGGATAAATTATAGCACCCACCTCACGGAGACGTTGGGAGAATTAAGTGAGTTaactatatacataaataaaatgcttaaaacGGCACCTGGCATATATTAAGCACTCaacaaaatttatcttttattatgtGTCCTTATCGACCTTACCAGCTGCCAGGGGCAGGGATATGATTTACCTTCTGCCAGAATCTTATTGCAAGGAGTCTGGACTTGGTTCCTGAGAGCAAATAAATCATCCAGGATGGGGGCCATGCCTAAGCAGTGGGGTTCAATTCAGACAAAAACAAGACCATTTCCTTTCTCCCTTGATGAGACCATTAGAGTCTTGGAGGGGCCTGGTCGCCCCCTGAAGAAATCAAATCCAGTAGGAGGACTCAACTTTCCTTAAAGAGTCACACCCCAAAGTTCTGCAGTGAATGATAAGCTCTCACTCTCAGTAGATCCAGAGTTATGCTGATGAGTCAAGGCTGTTGGAGGTGGGCCCTGGCCCAGGATGAAATAAATCCTACAGAGATACTTCCAGTAGCTCCGCTGAGCATTCCTCGGTGCTATGACTTACCCTGTTCAGATTTTCCTTAACTTTAACCTAAAACCTTGCTGACACTGGGTTATTGGTTTCCATAGTCTGCCCTGTCTTGTTCTGCTGCTGTGACTTACATTCCCTGATTGCTTAGTCTGGTAATGACCCTGCCTGTCTGCCCTCAAGTTCCAGTTTGATCCCACAGAGCAACTCACGCTGCCCTGTGGTCTGGTAACAAATGTTCAATCTTGATCAGTGACATGGTACCTATGTTGACATGGTCAACTCTACCTGTGCCCCTGTGGGCACTTTGTAAGTCACCCTAGTCCTTCTGGGACTCTCAGGCAACCCAAGACAAAACACCTTCCTTCTCCAAAGAGAAAATCTAAGTACACAAAAACCAAATTATTTGTTTAGGGAAATAGAGAAAGAGCTAGAAATTTAGCTGCCAGAATTAGAACCTTTAGATCACATTGCATCTAAAATATAGTAATCAGCAAGACTTCACttttaagtaaaatgttttaataaaatactgCACATATATGTTTTTCTTTGCAAAGATTTTATGACCAGGATGGCTGGTGTGAATGATAATATATGGTGAGCTATATAATTAGTAGCAAAAACAAGGACTACTCAAATAAATAGACttcaacattttgttttaaaaggacATTTGGCAAATCAGTTGAGACTGGAGAGCAGACGAGGAGGAGTTGGCTTTTCCTCCAAGAATGTGCTCTTCATTGGCTTGGGATAGAGAAAGGAGTCATATATACCCTCCAGGAATCAAAAGTAACGTTGGAGTGACCTTCTGGAGAGAGGAATCCTGGCCCTCTCCTTGCCATTTTGCCCAAGATTTCAGAGCTTAACTGAAACATGCAAAAGCACCACCACAGACTTGCCTTTAGGCATCTGAAGTTCAGCAGGGTGAGTCTGGAATCAGTGGAAAATTCTGGGGAAAGCAGAGCTGGGCTAATATTGAGGAAGATCTAATGTTATGAGGAGAAGCTGACTTTGCCTGAATGTTCTGACCTACTACAATATCTGGGTCACTGCAGCCATTCAGAAACCCTAATAAATACAATGACCATAgatttataatagaaaaatacaaGAAGCAGTTACCCCACTAACCACCGATTAGTTGTACTTTAAGTTGGTCCCCCGCTGTTGAGAGTTCTTTACCTTTGAATATGATCAAAGCCATTAAGATATTGTTTGACATACAATTTACATAATAtgcaagatattttaaaaaatcctccttAATCCATCTTTCTGTCCCTATCCAATCCACTGCTCCTTGCTCCTTTTCTGGGTAAGGATGAGCATGGATAGAAAATTCCGTTGTGATCCCCAACCTGGGACTATGCTGGCCCTACCAAGAAGTATTGCTTCTGTATATCTGACAGAAGAATAAGTCAATCTTCAGGGGGAAAATCCAGAGTGACCCAACTTCCAATAAGGCTTCTTCAAATAGCCTTAttagcttttcaaaaaaaaaaaaaagcatcacccAATACAAATAGAATTGCAAAGGGGATTGCCTGAGCTGACTCTAGCACCTCTGGCCTCAAAATGGGCTGGCAGGAGACCCTAGCCACCCTCAATCCTTGGCGCCGTCGCTGACTTTAAATACTGAAGATTCTGTCTCCTTTTACAAAGTCTTCTTGTTCGGCTGGCCCAGGACCCAGGCGAGGCAGTAGGGGATGAGACTGACAGACGCAAGGGGCACCGCCGCACTCTTGCAGAAGGACAGGATGTAGAAGATCAGCTCAGTTTGGGACGGGGGTTTCAAAGAGTCAAAGAGATGCAGGAGGATGAGGGAGGCCACGATGCAGCCGAGGCGGAATGGGAACCACTTGCTAAGTTTGCCTTTGCAGCTCTCCCTGTACATGCTGGAGTTGAGAGCCAGACCCAGGCCAAAGAGGGTTCCCAGGTTCTTGAGGAGGCTGGCAAAGGGCGTGGTGTCAATGTGGACCCATTCTGGCCGCTCACACCATCTCTTGGCTTTCTCTAGAGTCCACAGGAGGTCAACACCCAGCCCCTTTAGCAGCAGGTAAAATCCAATGGCAAAACTGAACAGGAAGAAAGTAATGAGAAAGTATTTCTTGAGGCTGGCGTTGTAGATGCTCTGGATGTGACGGAAAGTCTCAGCAACAGCGATGCCTGAGCAGAAAAGCGAAAGACTGTGAGAACTAGGGAGGACTCTGGACCTTCAGCTAGAGGTGGGTTTGGAGTAATGGGCGACATTGTGTTGTGGAATTAAATCACAGATGCCAGATTAGAGGGGCACTTGGTTTATTCCCATATGGAATTCCAGCCTGTCATCAGCCATAGATTCTTTCAGATGGAAAAGTCATATTATCTATCTAAACCACATACAGGTTTTCattgtgggtgtgggtgggtAGGGTGGTTCCTCCTGTCTTAGTTTGAATACCCTCAGGGATGGAGAGCTCACTACCACTCAGGCAGTGCATTTCATCTTTGAATGGATTTGATCATTGGGAACTTCTTCCTTGTGCTGAGCTAAAATCTCTAACAACATCTATGGGTCTCAGTTCTTTCCACAGGAGTTAATAAATTGTAAACCTAGAGCCTCTGTTAACACATTTAAAGATAGTTATTCTCGTCTCTAACTTAAACTTTCCTAGGTCTTTCATGTAACATGAGCTTCCAGGCTCTCCCTCAAACGTGGAACCCAGTACtaaatgctgtgttaattttgTGGTTGCTGCGAAACGATTATTTCCCTTGTTCTCAACATTCTTCTGCGAatgctgctctgctctgctctttcaGATCTCCAGGAAAAAATAATCCACAATTTTCCTAAGGTCTTATATTCCACTGCTTCTCACAAAGTCAAAAAAATTCTTCCTTACACTTTAGTCTTTTCTGCCCCTTATTAACTGGATCTAAGAAAACCAAATATTCACATCTCAGAACCTGTAACAAAGACCAGCTGTGGGTATCTattaagtttg
This is a stretch of genomic DNA from Camelus bactrianus isolate YW-2024 breed Bactrian camel chromosome 16, ASM4877302v1, whole genome shotgun sequence. It encodes these proteins:
- the G6PC1 gene encoding glucose-6-phosphatase catalytic subunit 1 isoform X2, translated to MTLGSSQRATSRILFGQRPYWWVQDTDYYGNTSVPLIKQFPVTCETGPGSPSGHAMGTAGVYYVMVTSTLSIFRGKKKPTYRFRCLNVILWLGFWAVQLNVCLSRIYLAAHFPHQVVAGVLSGIAVAETFRHIQSIYNASLKKYFLITFFLFSFAIGFYLLLKGLGVDLLWTLEKAKRWCERPEWVHIDTTPFASLLKNLGTLFGLGLALNSSMYRESCKGKLSKWFPFRLGCIVASLILLHLFDSLKPPSQTELIFYILSFCKSAAVPLASVSLIPYCLAWVLGQPNKKTL